A single genomic interval of Oncorhynchus gorbuscha isolate QuinsamMale2020 ecotype Even-year linkage group LG25, OgorEven_v1.0, whole genome shotgun sequence harbors:
- the LOC124013706 gene encoding uncharacterized protein KIAA0232-like — translation MRPVSDELDGPAPLESFSCPLTPVGPLPAAEMSLLHSLGPVQSWLGQELEKCGIDAMVYTRYVLSLLLHDNYDLQDQENDILLGWEKGTGKKWAKCKKKGGTDLSLEEIKKQAAVQCLRSASDENSGIESLVEELCSKLKDIQNKQKEDKQLKTSDGSQSPEGVESPSSKDQVEMYYEAFPPLSEKSVCLQEIMTVWNKARAIAYSGSSSSAAPQTSTDTSSPKDCNSDGEAAKEKTPEACSTNPTSQRTQQRRSKKEKDKRFHGGATAEDRATVHGKKQVRHRSEGKYRPRSWSSGSSEAGSSSSGNQGDSKTSSSKAGRIRHRSKEVFSRSKRGCHSGQVKLALKAVDKEERRNAGGSSSSSAAGGPVRQTQLYKKGRRQLKEIGKDPGWWEEKESGAEASKKKEYMEEPLWYTEPITEYLVPFSSRRSKLETKYRSKVDSPDDSTTSTDFGRLSERMQGICIANTSFQRAYLAAGTFVDGHFVEVPGDADEDATELNGTSSCPPPEDSRGLDDEYLSEFTHFYEVDIYQSILDPSASDLVQESRILNMIRQKSEEQRDFEAECCLVLDGLELQGESAIRMGCLDALGNDGFFMQDLENMARFWACYSSSSEDIDGESFAGDSPVQLSPALDGVPFTIGTLPGNLEEPHLPEATSEAPGLNSSCLSLFELQYDSPTLPFVPVGHENNTDSSSCRDPHCNKQSRLLIWTKNSAFDETEHCSNLSTRTCSPWSHSEETRSDNEHINVQTEESALIGNEEINCIIPPISGAYLEEEILDFLQENNGHQCEEANVGPVSNPTIAKKSKLESICGIALERDESKQYDAGMFSDDSNQPSDNYSSGIIKDIWTAVGDGDLLLSLGEENPGEGLFSQESSSYLLDLQTKEDDPAQGPPKKAVQRSEYHLWEEGKNEAQALLDKKRLSKMNASGDYMTPSNPWDVNPEKDNRSFILGGVYGELKTFSSDQDWAVVPPGDAKGSLLQCATAAASSSGSDVVTIAGTDRVFMNTGSCFASGHKPLWRPLVSFGQSDQATKGGEDGSNKGFSFIFHEDLLGSCAGFRGEEPGIDYPFASFDLNNPFSQVLQVECSFNPEEMASFSPGFKPKSILCSDSENEAFHPRLYGINRTTQYRAIRISPRTHFRPISASELSPGGGSESEVESEKEEMSVPVLAPPDVSDDPQADLKPLEEDAENEGPCYGKSELQSGKFLPRLKKSGMEKSAQTSLDSQEGSSTLLPIAEQETCLDCETASAQMDVPVDKIQEEESCREKEACKCAAAGQSPTYGKTYDFVEDLHEFPLLNISGQGLTGIQQDDCWWQNTICSPLFPGPQCTGSSNI, via the exons ATGCGTCCAGTGAGCGACGAGTTGGACGGTCCTGCTCCTCTTGAAAGCTTCTCGTGCCCCCTAACCCCAGTGGGCCCCCTGCCTGCCGCAGAGATGTCCCTGCTTCACTCACTGGGCCCAGTGCAGAGCTGGCTGGGCCAGGAGCTGGAGAAGTGCGGGATCGATGCAATGGTCTACACCCGCTACGTCCTCAGCCTGCTCCTGCACGATAATTACGACCTGCAGGATCAG GAGAACGACATCTTGTTGGGCTGGGAGAAGGGAACTGGGAAGAAATGGGCCAAGTGTAAGAAGAAAGGAGGGACGGATCTGAGTCTGGAAGAGATAAAGAAACAAGCCGCCGTGCAGTGTCTGCGTTCAGCATCTGATGAA AACTCTGGAATTGAGAGCCTGGTTGAGGAGCTTTGCTCCAAACTCAAGGACATCCAGAACAAACAGAAAG AAGATAAACAGCTCAAGACATCTGATGGATCTCAGTCTCCCGAAGGAGTTGAGTCTCCTTCCTCAAAGGACCAGGTTGAAAT GTATTATGAAGCCTTTCCTCCTTTGTCAGAGAAATCTGTTTGTCTCCAAGAGATCATGACGGTGTGGAACAAGGCTAGAGCCATTGCTTACTCCGGTTCCTCGTCTTCCGCGGCCCCACAGACCAGCACCGACACCTCCTCCCCGAAAGATTGCAACAGTGACGGTGAAGCTGCTAAGGAGAAAACCCCTGAGGCATGCAGCACTAACCCAACCAGCCAGAGAACCCAGCAGAGACGCAGCAAGAAGGAGAAAGACAAACGATTCCATGGGGGCGCAACAGCAGAGGACCGAGCCACCGTCCATGGCAAGAAGCAGGTGAGGCACAGGTCAGAGGGCAAGTATCGCCCTCGTTCCTGGTCCTCTGGTTCTAGTGAGGCTGGCTCGAGCTCCAGCGGGAACCAGGGCGACTCCAAGACTTCCAGCAGCAAGGCGGGCAGGATCAGGCACAGGTCCAAGGAGGTGTTCAGCAGGAGTAAGAGGGGGTGCCACAGTGGACAAGTGAAGCTGGCTCTGAAGGCTGTCGACAAAGAGGAGCGGCGGAATGctggaggcagcagcagcagcagcgccgCTGGAGGCCCTGTGAGGCAAACGCAGCTCTACAAAAAGGGGAGAAGACAGCTGAAGGAAATTGGAAAAGATCCAGGCTGGTGGGAAGAAAAGGAGTCTGGAGCTGAGGCCAGCAAAAAAAAGGAGTACATGGAGGAGCCCCTGTGGTACACGGAGCCCATCACAGAGTATTTAGTACCTTTCAGTAGCAGAAGGAGCAAACTGGAAACAAAGTACCGGAGCAAGGTGGACTCCCCAGACGACTCGACTACGTCCACCGACTTCGGAAGGCTGTCTGAGAGAATGCAAGGCATCTGCATTGCCAACACAAGCTTCCAGAGGGCTTATCTGGCAGCCGGCACCTTTGTCGACGGGCACTTTGTTGAGGTGCCGGGTGACGCAGATGAGGATGCTACCGAACTCAACGGGACCTCAAGCTGCCCGCCGCCTGAGGATAGTAGAGGGTTAGATGATGAGTATCTGTCCGAATTCACCCACTTCTATGAAGTCGATATTTATCAATCCATATTGGATCCTAGTGCCTCAGACTTGGTACAAGAGAGTCGAATCTTGAACATGATTCGACAGAAGAGTGAAGAGCAAAGAGACTTTGAGGCAGAATGTTGTTTAGTGTTAGATGGCCTTGAGCTGCAAGGGGAAAGTGCAATAAGGATGGGCTGTCTGGATGCTTTGGGAAATGATGGGTTCTTCATGCAGGATTTGGAAAACATGGCTCGGTTCTGGGCATGTTATTCATCTAGCTCTGAAGATATAGATGGAGAAAGCTTTGCAGGGGACTCTCCCGTTCAGCTCTCCCCTGCTTTGGACGGCGTTCCATTCACCATCGGCACGCTGCCTGGAAACCTTGAGGAGCCTCATCTCCCAGAAGCCACCAGTGAAGCTCCTGGTCTGAACTCCTCCTGTTTGTCTCTTTTTGAGCTGCAGTACGATAGCCCAACTCTTCCTTTTGTCCCCGTTGGTCACGAAAACAACACAGATTCAAGTAGCTGTCGAGATCCACATTGTAACAAGCAGTCTCGTTTGTTAATATGGACCAAAAATAGTGCCTTTGATGAAACTGAACACTGTTCGAACCTTTCAACGCGAACCTGCAGTCCGTGGTCTCATTCGGAAGAGACGCGTTCAGACAATGAGCACATAAACGTTCAAACAGAGGAGTCCGCTCTAATTGGCAATGAAGAGATTAATTGTATAATCCCTCCCATCTCTGGTGCATACCTAGAGGAAGAAATCCTGGACTTTTTACAAGAAAACAATGGTCACCAGTGCGAGGAAGCCAATGTAGGCCCTGTGTCCAATCCGACCATCGCAAAGAAATCTAAATTGGAGTCAATTTGTGGAATAGCGTTAGAACGGGACGAGAGCAAGCAGTACGACGCTGGCATGTTTTCAGACGACTCAAACCAACCGAGTGACAACTACAGCTCAGGGATAATAAAGGACATTTGGACGGCCGTCGGAGATGGGGACCTCCTACTATCACTAGGAGAAGAGAATCCAGGCGAGGGCTTGTTTTCCCAGGAGTCGAGCAGCTACCTTCTCGACTTGCAGACCAAGGAAGATGATCCCGCCCAAGGGCCTCCGAAGAAGGCAGTGCAGCGCTCCGAATACCACCTGTGGGAAGAAGGCAAGAATGAAGCGCAAGCCCTCCTGGATAAAAAACGGCTCTCGAAGATGAATGCTTCCGGGGATTACATGACGCCGTCCAATCCCTGGGACGTGAACCCTGAGAAGGACAACAGGTCGTTCATCCTGGGAGGAGTGTATGGAGAGCTGAAGACGTTCAGCAGTGACCAGGACTGGGCCGTGGTGCCACCAGGCGACGCGAAAGGCAGCCTTCTACAGTGTGCCACTGCTGCCGCCTCGTCCTCTGGCTCAGACGTGGTAACTATTGCTGGTACAGACCGTGTGTTCATGAACACAGGCAGCTGCTTTGCCTCCGGCCACAAGCCCCTCTGGAGGCCCCTGGTCTCCTTCGGGCAGAGTGACCAGGCTACTAAAGGAGGTGAGGATGGATCGAATAAGGGATTTTCTTTTATCTTCCATGAAGATTTACTCGGATCCTGTGCAGGCTTCCGTGGTGAGGAGCCGGGGATCGACTACCCGTTTGCGTCCTTTGATCTGAACAATCCGTTCTCTCAAGTCCTCCAGGTCGAGTGCTCCTTTAATCCTGAGGAGATGGCTTCGTTCAGCCCGGGGTTCAAGCCCAAATCTATATTGTGCTCGGACTCGGAGAATGAAGCTTTCCACCCACGGCTATACGGCATCAACCGGACCACCCAGTACAGGGCTATCCGCATCTCCCCCAGGACTCACTTCCGACCAATATCAGCCTCGGAGCTGTCGCCCGGCGGAGGGAGTGAGTCCGAGGTTGAGTCCGAGAAAGAAGAGATGAGTGTTCCCGTCTTGGCCCCGCCGGATGTCTCCGACGACCCTCAGGCCGACCTCAAACCACTTGAGGAGGATGCAGAAAACGAGGGCCCGTGCTACGGGAAGTCAGAACTGCAATCTGGGAAATTCCTGCCCAGATTGAAGAAGTCGGGCATGGAGAAGAGTGCCCAGACCTCACTGGATTCTCAGGAGGGCTCTAGCACCCTCCTGCCAATCGCTGAGCAGGAGACTTGCTTGGACTGCGAAACAGCAAGCGCACAGATGGATGTCCCAGTCGACAAGATTCAGGAAGAAGAATCTTGCAGAGAAAAGGAAGCATGTAAATGTGCTGCAGCTGGTCAGAGTCCCACATATGGGAAAACCTATGACTTCGTTGAAGATTTGCATGAG TTCCCTCTATTAAATATTAGCGGACAGGGACTAACTGGTATCCAGCAAGATGATTGCTGGTGGCAGAACACAATCTGTTCCCCACTTTTCCCTGGACCTCAGTGTACAG GGAGCAGCAACATCTGA
- the LOC124014179 gene encoding protein S100-P-like: protein MSQLETAMAILLKTFDKYSGAEGNKGTLSKAELKTMMEKELPSLLKASKNPGDCDKLMKALDHNGDSEVDFNEFVVLVAALTCACHDRCPKK, encoded by the exons ATGTCCCAACTGGAGACAGCGATGGCCATCCTCCTGAAGACCTTTGACAAGTACTCTGGAGCCGAAGGCAACAAGGGCACGCTGAGCAAGGCTGAGCTCAAAACCATGATGGAAAAGGAGCTTCCTTCTCTCCTGAAG GCTTCTAAGAACCCTGGGGACTGTGACAAGCTGATGAAGGCTTTGGACCATAATGGAGACTCTGAGGTGGACTTCAATGAGTTCGTAGTCCTGGTCGCTGCTCTCACCTGCGCCTGCCACGACCGCTGCCCCAAGAAATGA